In Cydia splendana chromosome 3, ilCydSple1.2, whole genome shotgun sequence, one DNA window encodes the following:
- the LOC134806295 gene encoding achaete-scute complex protein T8-like has protein sequence MSSIGVVVFRNSPLGKAQVLQESVSNAVNINNNTNQGVRREIIIVRKKQKIQSPPTVSVTSLVRASDPSVASVPAKRPRVRENVPEDIARSPTPLAVARRNARERNRVRQVNDGFAALRRHIPEEVAAEFENANSNRGPNKKLSKVETLRMAVEYIRNLENLLNIGHADKENGSCMSMESFPSPASSSPRDNSQERSYFALNSPALDDDGLEEDELDETLQQLPQHQYIELPATENFQLVSTPHLYEEDDGVGQPLTPSSDLITQEDVNPHLLDGHFPFPNSAEQFTVIPEQNYCSEPNVSLNDSDFEVKYAESVQHHIHRSLGEETDLPLEAINPDLIMAHEEYKFKEESFLENTPYSDVELKKELPDIHVTPEDREQFEETLKWWQEKTRQARPNIKN, from the coding sequence ATGAGTTCAATCGGTGTCGTAGTCTTCCGCAACTCGCCACTCGGCAAAGCCCAAGTTCTCCAGGAGTCCGTCAGCAACGCCGTCAATATAAACAATAACACCAACCAAGGTGTCAGAAGAGAAATCATTATAGTGAGAAAGAAACAGAAGATCCAGTCTCCACCGACGGTATCAGTGACTTCTTTAGTGCGTGCTTCTGATCCTTCCGTTGCAAGTGTACCGGCGAAAAGACCGCGAGTTCGTGAAAATGTTCCTGAAGATATAGCTCGGTCGCCGACACCTCTTGCGGTGGCACGGCGTAACGCCCGGGAACGGAACAGAGTGAGGCAAGTCAACGATGGCTTTGCCGCTCTACGTAGACACATACCCGAGGAAGTGGCTGCGGAGTTTGAAAACGCCAACTCAAACAGAGGACCGAACAAGAAGCTGAGTAAAGTAGAAACATTGCGTATGGCTGTAGAATATATAAGAAACTTAGAGAATCTCCTTAATATAGGTCATGCTGACAAAGAAAACGGATCGTGTATGTCAATGGAATCTTTCCCCTCGCCGGCGTCTTCATCACCACGTGATAACAGTCAAGAAAGAAGTTATTTTGCCCTCAACTCCCCCGCTCTTGATGATGACGGTCTTGAGGAAGACGAATTAGACGAAACTCTACAGCAGTTACCTCAGCACCAGTATATAGAATTACCAGCTACCGAAAACTTTCAGTTAGTGTCTACTCCGCATTTGTATGAAGAAGATGACGGTGTCGGACAACCTTTGACTCCGTCATCTGATTTAATAACTCAAGAAGATGTCAATCCACATCTACTTGATGGACACTTTCCATTTCCAAACTCGGCTGAGCAATTCACAGTGATCCCGGAACAAAACTATTGTAGCGAACCCAATGTGTCATTGAACGATAGTGATTTCGAGGTAAAATATGCGGAGTCTGTCCAACATCACATTCATAGAAGTTTGGGTGAAGAAACAGACCTGCCTCTAGAAGCAATTAATCCCGATCTTATTATGGCACATGAGGAGTATAAGTTCAAAGAAGAGTCATTTCTGGAAAATACACCATACAGTGATGTGGAGCTAAAGAAAGAACTTCCGGACATTCACGTGACGCCCGAAGACAGGGAGCAGTTTGAGGAGACTTT